A region from the Gemmatimonadota bacterium genome encodes:
- a CDS encoding O-antigen ligase family protein, which yields MQLAVAFLAPVAGLPTALALTVALMPLGNVYVGGVALGVVAAWYAAAASAPGADRPVLMPGLLVWFWGGWMVVAAVSTAFNGATPRQVGQLAEFLFYGGIATLSYNLAASVEGARQRILAGLIAAAWLLGVASIVAARAEATDLLFGRNEGAFFLLLSGVVVPLAVLEGGRLRRRWFAWATIGVSVGAIVVSDSRAAMAGAVLCGAGWLAWRIAIGRRRGLSALVLSIGVAGGAFFVVLRGPASLVPGDFSTLERVALLQQSYALFLERPLVGHGWNALESLLRSSVYTELVYPHPHNTYARFAAELGVAGLGLLLVLYGGLFLRGLRAHRAGLEEAALLALLLALTLSAMSMVAVVFYGASRALVTAVLLGVACSYRSGEGDRRAADGHGRAGPERVG from the coding sequence TTGCAGCTGGCCGTTGCCTTCCTGGCGCCGGTAGCCGGGCTGCCGACCGCGCTCGCGCTCACCGTCGCGCTGATGCCACTGGGCAACGTCTATGTCGGCGGCGTGGCGCTCGGCGTCGTCGCCGCCTGGTACGCGGCGGCGGCATCTGCCCCAGGCGCGGACCGGCCGGTGCTCATGCCCGGGCTGCTGGTCTGGTTCTGGGGCGGGTGGATGGTGGTCGCCGCGGTTTCGACCGCGTTCAACGGCGCCACGCCACGTCAGGTCGGCCAACTGGCCGAATTCCTGTTCTACGGGGGCATCGCCACGCTCTCATACAACCTCGCGGCCTCCGTGGAGGGCGCGCGTCAGCGCATCCTCGCGGGCCTCATCGCCGCGGCGTGGCTGCTGGGGGTGGCGTCGATCGTCGCGGCGCGGGCGGAGGCCACCGATCTGCTGTTCGGCCGCAACGAGGGCGCCTTCTTTCTCCTGCTGTCCGGTGTCGTGGTGCCGCTCGCCGTTCTGGAAGGAGGTCGCCTCCGACGGCGCTGGTTCGCGTGGGCCACGATCGGCGTCTCAGTGGGCGCCATAGTCGTATCCGATTCGCGGGCCGCGATGGCCGGGGCGGTTCTGTGCGGCGCGGGTTGGCTCGCGTGGCGGATCGCGATCGGCAGGCGGAGAGGCCTGTCCGCGCTCGTATTGAGCATCGGGGTCGCTGGTGGAGCTTTCTTCGTCGTCCTGCGCGGCCCGGCCTCACTCGTGCCCGGGGACTTCTCAACGCTGGAGCGGGTCGCCCTGCTACAGCAGAGCTATGCTCTTTTCCTCGAGCGGCCTCTGGTCGGACACGGCTGGAACGCGCTCGAGTCTCTGCTCCGGTCGTCCGTGTACACCGAGCTGGTATATCCCCATCCGCACAACACGTACGCGCGCTTCGCCGCGGAGCTCGGGGTGGCCGGACTCGGGCTCCTGCTCGTGCTTTACGGGGGGCTGTTCCTGCGCGGCCTGCGTGCTCACCGGGCGGGCCTCGAGGAAGCGGCCCTGCTGGCGCTCCTGCTCGCTCTCACGCTCAGCGCCATGTCCATGGTCGCGGTCGTCTTCTACGGCGCTAGCAGGGCGCTCGTCACGGCGGTGCTGCTCGGCGTGGCGTGCTCGTATCGCTCCGGCGAGGGTGATCGGCGCGCCGCCGACGGGCATGGCCGGGCGGGACCGGAGAGGGTGGGATGA